In Gammaproteobacteria bacterium, the genomic window CGGACGTCGGTCGGGTGTTCGGACCCGTAATACTGATTTGGTTTGTCGTGCTAGGCGCACTGGGTCTCAACATGATCGTGGCTGATCCCGGTGTACTGGCGGCAATAAACCCGTCTTACGCAATCAGTTTTCTGGCCACCAACGGGATTATGGGCTACCTCGTGCTGGGCACAGTGTTTCTGGTAGTCACCGGCGGCGAGGCGCTGTACGCGGATATGGGCCATTTTGGCCTGCGGCCAATCCAGCTTGGCTGGTTTTTCGTCGTGCTGCCCGGGTTGTTGCTCAATTACTTCGGGCAAGGCGCGCAATTGCTGCGACATCCCGCAAGCCACAACCCGTTTTATGAGATGGCGCCGTCGTGGTCGCTTTATCCGCTGGTGATACTGGCGACTTTTGCCACCGTAATCGCGTCGCAGGCAGTGATTACCGGCGTGTTCTCGCTCACGCGTCAGGCGATTCAGCTCGGCCAGTTGCCGCGCATGCGCATCACCCAGACCTCGCGCGAGGAATTCGGGCAGATTTATATTCCGGTTATGAACTGGCTGCTGATGTTCGCAACCATCGCCCTGGTAATTGGCTTTCAGTCCTCCGGCAATATGGCGGCGGCTTACGGAGTCGCGGTTTCAACGGACATGGTGATTACGACGATACTCGCTTTTTTTGTGGCGCGACGATGGGGCTGGCATCCGGTGCTGCTCGGCGTTTTCTCGGCCGTGCTACTGGTGGTGGATCTGGCCTTTTTTGGCGCGAACATGTTGAAAGTTCCGGACGGCGGCTGGTATGCGCTTGCCGTCGGCGGGCTGGTATTTTTCGTGATGATCACCTGGCGGCAAGGGCATGATCTGGTTCGTTCGCGCCTGCGCGCGGAGACGGAGTTGCTGATGCTGTTTCTGTCGCGGATAGCGCACGATCCCCCGCCGCGCGTGCCGGGCTCTGCAGTGTTCATGACCAACAGCGGCGAATGCACACCGCCGATTCTGCTGCATCATCTTGAGCATAATCAGGTATTGCACGAGCAGGTGTTGCTGCTGACGGTACAGACCGAACGGATACCCTGGGTCAAAGCCGCCGAGCGGCTTGAAGTCAAGGATTTCGGGCAGGGGTTTTACCGGGTGATCGTGCGCGTAGGCTTCAAGCAGAACTGCAATCTGCCGGTGGCGCTACGCATGGTCGAGCGCCTGGGCATGCACATCGACCTCGACAAGACCACGTTCTACATCGGCAGCGAGACTCTGGTGCCGACCGACGAGGTGCCGGGCATGTTTTTGTGGCGCGAGCGTTTGTTTGCGTTCCTTTCGCGCAATGCCGCGCGGCGCACGGATTTTTACGACATTCCGTCCGACCGGGTGGTCGTGATGGGCATACAGGTGGATTTATAGTGCCTGCCGTCTCTAAGGAGGCGAGGTTTTACTGTAAACATGTAACTACACGCGATGACGGTACTGTACCGTAACGGCTACTCTTGCCTCGCAAGGACTAAACTTGTCCGCCTCTACGAATAGCGCTGTGCTCGGCAGCCGCGATCCGGTCGAATTTAGAATGGCTGCACGATGACCAGGATTACAATGGCCGCAAGTAAGAGTACCGGCGCTTCATTAAACCAGCGATACCAGACATGACTTCGTTTATTGCCGCCCCGCTGAAAGGCTCGCAACAGCGTCCAACACCAGATGTGATAGCCGCCGAGCAGAATTACCAGGCTGAGTTTGACGTGCATCCAGACGGCTGATTGATAAATTGGCCATCCGCTGACCAACAACCACAAGCCGAATGCGATAGTGAGTACGGCGCTGGGCGTCATGATGCCCCAGAACAGCTTGTGCTCCATGACGGCGAAGCGATCCAGGCTTAATTGGTCGTCGCTCATGGCGTGGTAGACGAACAACCGTGGCAAATAAAAAAGCCCCGCGAACCACG contains:
- a CDS encoding CopD family protein, whose translation is MLWVKAFHIIFMVTWFAGLFYLPRLFVYHAMSDDQLSLDRFAVMEHKLFWGIMTPSAVLTIAFGLWLLVSGWPIYQSAVWMHVKLSLVILLGGYHIWCWTLLRAFQRGGNKRSHVWYRWFNEAPVLLLAAIVILVIVQPF
- a CDS encoding potassium transporter Kup yields the protein MLTLGALGIVFGDIGTSPLYALREAFHGQHAIAATPPNILGVLSLIFWALILVISIKYLLFVMRANNEGEGGIIALVALINPQAESKRGYYLLVLAGLFGAALLYGDGTITPAISVLSAMEGLEVATPAFKPYVVPVTVAILIGLFMVQKRGTADVGRVFGPVILIWFVVLGALGLNMIVADPGVLAAINPSYAISFLATNGIMGYLVLGTVFLVVTGGEALYADMGHFGLRPIQLGWFFVVLPGLLLNYFGQGAQLLRHPASHNPFYEMAPSWSLYPLVILATFATVIASQAVITGVFSLTRQAIQLGQLPRMRITQTSREEFGQIYIPVMNWLLMFATIALVIGFQSSGNMAAAYGVAVSTDMVITTILAFFVARRWGWHPVLLGVFSAVLLVVDLAFFGANMLKVPDGGWYALAVGGLVFFVMITWRQGHDLVRSRLRAETELLMLFLSRIAHDPPPRVPGSAVFMTNSGECTPPILLHHLEHNQVLHEQVLLLTVQTERIPWVKAAERLEVKDFGQGFYRVIVRVGFKQNCNLPVALRMVERLGMHIDLDKTTFYIGSETLVPTDEVPGMFLWRERLFAFLSRNAARRTDFYDIPSDRVVVMGIQVDL